The sequence GaatgaaaaggagaaaaagaaaagggagtcCTTGTTTTGATTTGGGAATGTCAAAGCAAACTGACTCCGGAACACGCTGCCTTTTCTTTCTGCTTCTCCCCACGGAATTTTATTACCGTTTTATAGCGGTTTGTCGTGACCAGCCACGGTCACGTTTCCTGGTGAGGTATTGCAAGGCGAAAGAATGTAAAATATTCTGTAGAAATATCTCAATGTCTGTTTCCTTTATGGAAACAAAATGTGGTTGTTGTAGATGGGACGAATGATAAAAGATACAATAAATGAAGAAACAGAATATTAGCCAGTTTGTtagacttcttttttttttcttccaaatCACCCTGTATGAtgataaaaatagtaatgaaGGAAAAAGTAAAGCGTGCAGGTTTGGAAAACAAAAAAGGGAGGCAAAATTCCAGTGAACAGTACAATGCATTTTCTAtgtaatctttttatttttaatgattttattttgtaacaaaGTAAAAATATTGTGGGGGTCGATAATGTCGTTGATCCGCAAATATGTTAAAGCTCGTTTTTCCATCACATAGCACCATCCGACGATAATTCCAAGTACTAAATAATCACCGGTTCTCGACCGAGCCTTTCGTAACCTATAGAAGCAGAAGACTAAGTTGAGGGAAGCATTGGTGTTACTTTTTCCAACTGATTTTTACAAagcaaaaaattgaaattctgaaatggaCGAGGATAACGATAAGGAACATTTGTTGGAAGATGATTATTACACGTTCCTCAATATCCCTAGAAATGTGAGATAACGAGACATTTTCAACATAAATTCGTATTTTCTTCCCTGGTTGAGGCTAGAGATCAATTTCGTGACTTCCACGTGACATGTTCCTTTCCTATGTCTGACGTAATCGAGCCCCCTTTTGCAgagttattttcttttcaaacattTGCAAATATTATGTCAGATTATTGTGTTCCATTAATTCattaagtaatttattttattacagttGAAAAAATGCATTTCAGTATTGAACACACTTCATCAAGGTTTTTACCATTAGCAATAAATATTATTTGGTAGATGATTTTAgctgtaatttttattctaGGCAACCCAAGAAGAGATCAATAATGCTTACCGCAGACAAAGCAAACTTTATCACCCTGATAAACACGTGGACCCTGTGCATAAGAAGGAAGCGGAGGTTTTATTCAACCGTACTAAAGAAGCGTACAAAGGTTCGTTCAGGATGTAACAAGTAGTAGTAGTATTTATTTTCAGCCATTCGGCCATGAAAAGGAACTTGACTTACAATATTTCCTATTTCCATCCACTCGCTCCATACTCCGCACCCACTCTCGCATACACCCTTTCTTacttacatataattaattactcCCCTCTAACTCTACTATCTTACAATCCTAATCTCTTATATCTAATCTTTGCATTATCGCTTTGGCTTCAAGTTTGTTCAGTTGACTGTCCTCCCTCTTTTCCATCAGTTTCCTTAACCATCCGACTGCCCTGTCCCTTCCTTCCCCGCAATCACCTCTCTTACACCTATCTCCCTATCTAATTCTCTACATTCCCTGACTAAATGTTCTGAATTTCCAAATTTACCCTAGCATAAGTCGCACCCCTTTCCAGTATCTATTCCACCTCCCTAGTGTACTTGCTTGCGCTATCAACTGCTGGCTTCCCTGTTTCCCTTCCCTTTGTAGGTACCCTGGTAGACTCACAGTCCTTATGTATTTATACCTTTGGCTGAAATTCGCCTTCATTATCTTATTATATTGCGCAGGATGTAACAAGTATATTCCCCTACATTCCTGTCAGGTATAAAATACTATTTCTTTCATAGTTTTAAGTAATCCGCATCAGAGAGCCATTTATGATTCTGTGGGAATTCGAGGCTTACAAACGGATGGATGGGAGATCGTGGAACGTACGAAAACCCCTCAAGAAATCAGAGAGGAGTACGAGCATCTTGCTAAGGAAGCTGAAGAAAGAAAGTTAATGCAACTGACAAATCCTACCACTAGTATCGTAATGAATATCAATGCCACGGATCTTTTTGACAGATACGACGACGATGACTATGAAGATAGGTAATTCAATTATCTTTTCTAATACagatacatatattataaagtatattgtattttaaaatatagcaGGAACATACTTTCATGCTTAGAAGTCAGTGGAATGTCGTTCACACAATCTATCGAGGCACCTCTTACTTTACAAGACACTGTAACCCTGTACGGGCAGGTGACTACTCAAAATGGCATAGGGAGCGGTTCTGTTAATTTCGCGGCCAGACGATTGCTCTCGTCGAAAGGTTGGGTAGAAGTAGACTTTGGTGCCGGCAATGGACCGATGTTGGGCTTTAAAGGTTTCCGTGTGTTGCCCCACAAATTAATGCTTAACGGAGGTACCATATTGGAGTTCACACCGGTCGAGATGAAGGCGAATCTTGTAGGGAGTATGTTCGGttatttgaatataaaataaatgaaaatgtgtATACAGTTTCttatacaaattataattgCAGCCTTGTCGATGGAGTTAGATACCCATACTATAGGGCAGCTTACGTACAATGCAGGTCCAGAAAGCGCGATGAGTACAGCGATCGTAAGAGACACTTCTAGATCTTATACATCGTTTCGATTACAATTTGGTATTCAGCGGTCGTTTCTTAGTCTTAATTACACTCACAAGATGGAAGAGAGAGGAATGAAACTACGAGGAGGTGTGAAGTTAGTACTTAtcagtaaattatttaataataaagtaaCTGTATGTATCTTAACCTTGTTCTCTTCTTAGATTCGTTCTTTAatcttcatatttttcaatCGACAGGGTTGGCACGTTCGGAGTGACCGTTGAATATGGAGCAGAGAAGAAGATTTCACGTCACAGTAAAATTTTCGCCACAGTATGCGCCGGAGTGCCAACAGGAGTTgcgttaaaaattaaattaaaacgttCCTTTCAAACGTATTCGTTTCCCATTCAGTTGAGCGACGAACTTCTTCCAGCAACTGTCTTCTATGCCACTGTAGTTCCTTTAGTAACATGGGTGTTCGTGAAAAAGATGGTGATAGATCCTATGGTAAAGAAACGAATGGAACgtgaaaaggagaaagaaaaggaggtGAACAAAACTAGAATGATGGAGAAACAAAAAGAAGCAGAAAGTGCTACCAAATTAATGAGCGCAACGGTCAGCAGAATAAGAGCTCAGGAAGAAGCGAAGAAAGGTTTGATTATTACCAAAGCATTGTATGGACGATTTGTCTATCCTCAAGAGGAGCAGTATAATTCAGAGCAGCCCATGCGCAGAGATGAAGTGATAGATGTAACTATTCCTTTGCAGTGCTTAGTGAAGGATTCAAAGTTAATTCTTTATGATGCTTCCAAGGTACGTATCATATTTTGCTTTAAAAATATgcacagggtgatcctctcgctattggacccaaaggaagtgccgcgaCAATGGAAtgaagaagtcgacatcccatttctgtcaggcctgtccaagtagggggatttactcctggaacacatgttttgggttcCCTTCCAACGCTGTTCCTTCAAGCTCCATTTCTCCGAGGAAACAGTACCACCGCTAGGAAatacggagagacggtagttgGAACcatcccatcttacttgaaggagcagcgttggaagaggacccaaaacatgtgtttcaggagtggattcccctacttggacaggcctggctTACTTGATGGaggtgcccccccccccccccccccccgcccttttcttttttacgtgGGGAAAATCTTCtaaagacacctccagccccctGGGGAGGAGCCGGAGGTAGTGCGGGATATTTACCCGTTGAAACCCCCAAGGTGGCCTGCATTGGGACTATAGGGAGGCCCTCTGGACCTCTGAAGAACACACCGAGACCCTCTCACACGGATGTGgcctccctttttttttacgtggggaaaatcttccaaagacacctctagccccctggggaggggccggaagTAATGCGGGATATTCACCCGCTAAAACCCCCAtggtggcctgcactggggctaTAGGGAAGGCCCCAGGACCTCTGAAGAACATACCGAGATCCTCCCACACGGAGGTGGCCCCCCCTTTTTTCTAcgtgggggaaatcttccaaagacacctccagcccccATGGGAAGGGACCGGAAGTAATGCGGAATATTTACGCGCTAAAACCCCCAtggtggcctgcactggggctaTGAAGGCCCCAGGACTTCTGAAGAACATACCGAGATCCTCCCACACGGAGATGGCCCCCCTTTTTTTCTAcgtgggggaaatcttccaaagacacctccagcccccATGGGAAGGGACCGGAAGTAATGCGGGATATTTACCTGCTAAAACCCCCatggtggcctgcactagggctATAGGGAGGGCCCCAGGACTTCTGAAAAACATACCGAGATCCTCCGACACGGAGGTggcccccctttttttttacgtgggggaaatcttccaaagacacctccagccccctggggaggggccggaggtagtgcgGGATATTTATCCGCTGAAAcccccacggtggcctgcatTGGTGCTATAGGGAGGGCCTCTGGACCTCTGAAGAACACACCGGGACCCCTCCACACGGAGttggcccctgcagcgaagacggccaAGTGCGTGAAAATGTGCGTAATGAGGAGCAGAATCCCAGTTAAATGGTGcgagaaacagaatattttcttaacacattttcacgcacacagccgtctacgctgcaggggccacctctgtcaagtaagcgatgacagaaatgggatgtcgacttcttcattctatcctggcggcacttcctttgggtccAATAGCGAGAGAATCATCCTGTATATCAGAAAAACTgagtaatatatattttaacgtTACAGAGCGAGCTACCAGGCTTTTATGATCCATGCGTTGGAGAGGAGAAACAGTTATTAATACAATATCTGTTTCGTAGTCGAACACACGAATGTATCGTAAAGGACAATGCACCAGTTAGAATACCATTACCATGTGAGGATACGTTTATTTGAAACTGAcagaataattttgtaaatcttAACAAACATTGTTCTATTTCAGCACACAGAGTAAATACGACATGACGTAAACAACAACAGAGAATAATAAAGTGAAATCATCGTGATTCGCGGTGATAGTTTGTACCGCTTCATGGAgttattttcagtcatttttTAGATTAAACTTCTGCAATTCCTTGTTGACGAAATTTCAGTGTCTCATCgatcatttatattttgtataagAACTGTATTAACTCCGGAATAGTCGTTTACGTAATTTCGTTTCACCTAGATGcaagaaaagtttgaaaagaaTAGAATTCGCTATACCATAGCGATATTACTGCCCACAGGAAAGGAATTAATAGTTAGTTGTTGATAGCGATTAGGATAATTGCATGTATTTAAATTGACTGAATTATTGttagaaaaaattgaagaagGGAAGAAACTTGTTATATCATTTTAAGATAAAAAATAGAACAGATATTTTCTGCACCACCTTATGTATCGATATTTTGTCTATCAAGACCGAAAGGTTGTGGAAAGGGTAGACTCAAAATGTTTCCGGTAGAATGAACTAAGTTCTTcatcttcctattgaaaataaaCATGTCTAAACAGAATAGTGTAATATGCTTATAATggaaaaacaaaaaaggaaagaattcaTTACCTCGTAAGCTTTCTTTGCAGCACTCCCTAATGCTTTTTCATAATCTTCACAAGGATCACCGATAAATATGTTACCACTACTTAAACGAACACTTGCAGTAATCAAATCAGTATCTACATCCCTCGAATAGGTGAACCTAGGTTTCGGTTCCTTCTCAAACTGATAATAATTCATTACTTGTAAACAATACCAAATTGGTGACTTTCCATCTGCTGCTAATCTCATAGCCTGTGTTTCATGCTGAAAATGATATTTACATTACAGTTAAATGATTCATAATGTTAACAATGTTAATACTTACATCAAATAATTCATGCGATAATGGAGATGTATCTGGCAATTTACACCTTTTTGATCTCTTGGAAATATTTTCTATAACTGATGGTGGTATAAAAGGTGGTAGATATGGTG comes from Osmia lignaria lignaria isolate PbOS001 chromosome 8, iyOsmLign1, whole genome shotgun sequence and encodes:
- the LOC117608785 gene encoding dnaJ homolog subfamily C member 11, whose amino-acid sequence is MDEDNDKEHLLEDDYYTFLNIPRNATQEEINNAYRRQSKLYHPDKHVDPVHKKEAEVLFNRTKEAYKVLSNPHQRAIYDSVGIRGLQTDGWEIVERTKTPQEIREEYEHLAKEAEERKLMQLTNPTTSIVMNINATDLFDRYDDDDYEDSRNILSCLEVSGMSFTQSIEAPLTLQDTVTLYGQVTTQNGIGSGSVNFAARRLLSSKGWVEVDFGAGNGPMLGFKGFRVLPHKLMLNGGTILEFTPVEMKANLVGTLSMELDTHTIGQLTYNAGPESAMSTAIVRDTSRSYTSFRLQFGIQRSFLSLNYTHKMEERGMKLRGGVKVGTFGVTVEYGAEKKISRHSKIFATVCAGVPTGVALKIKLKRSFQTYSFPIQLSDELLPATVFYATVVPLVTWVFVKKMVIDPMVKKRMEREKEKEKEVNKTRMMEKQKEAESATKLMSATVSRIRAQEEAKKGLIITKALYGRFVYPQEEQYNSEQPMRRDEVIDVTIPLQCLVKDSKLILYDASKSELPGFYDPCVGEEKQLLIQYLFRSRTHECIVKDNAPVRIPLPSHRVNTT
- the LOC117608786 gene encoding uncharacterized protein LOC117608786 isoform X1 — translated: MRVLLKCSPTHSTSYKSYYEVRTPYLPPFIPPSVIENISKRSKRCKLPDTSPLSHELFDHETQAMRLAADGKSPIWYCLQVMNYYQFEKEPKPRFTYSRDVDTDLITASVRLSSGNIFIGDPCEDYEKALGSAAKKAYEEDEELSSFYRKHFESTLSTTFRS
- the LOC117608786 gene encoding uncharacterized protein LOC117608786 isoform X2; protein product: MRVLLKCSPTHSTSYKSYYEVRTPYLPPFIPPSVIENISKRSKRCKLPDTSPLSHELFDHETQAMRLAADGKSPIWYCLQVMNYYQFEKEPKPRFTYSRDVDTDLITASVRLSSGNIFIGDPCEDYEKALGSAAKKAYETCLFSIGR